A genomic segment from Oncorhynchus keta strain PuntledgeMale-10-30-2019 chromosome 7, Oket_V2, whole genome shotgun sequence encodes:
- the tmem169b gene encoding transmembrane protein 169: protein MAQAEAQPSGDNSPQLISLQSERSEASGNHAEVGSANRRKRRRKEPRPESIIVYRSDNERGPGEEQVGEEGGAERSTEEGAKFLNTPTGEGGWSDRSMPPDSRYVTLTGTITRGKKKGQVVDIHVTLTERELRDMALSKERLDAECERGQGSKCSCGLGFFQGPHVILWSLLCAPLVFLVAFITSFYYGTLTWYNVFLVYNEERTFWHKITICPFLIIFYPMLIMPMALSLALYSTLAQVSWVFSEWWLSVRDLEKGFCGWACGKLGLEDCSPYSIVELLDSDNFSGSMQGNNKAPGEDAQTSSV, encoded by the exons ATGGCCCAGGCGGAGGCCCAGCCCAGTGGGGATAACAGCCCCCAGCTCATCTCCCTCCAGTCGGAGAGGTCAGAGGCATCAGGGAATCACGCAGAGGTGGGCTCCGCCAAccggaggaagaggagaaggaaggagccCAGACCTGAGTCCATCATTGTGTATCGCTCAGACAATGAGAGGGGGCCCGGGGAGGAgcaggtgggagaggagggaggtgctgAGAGGAGCACCGAGGAGGGGGCCAAGTTCCTCAACACACCCACCGGCGAAG GAGGCTGGAGCGACAGGAGCATGCCCCCAGACAGCCGTTATGTGACCTTGACCGGCACCATCACCAGGGGGAAGAAGAAGGGTCAGGTGGTAGACATCCACGTTACTCTAACAGAGAGAGAACTCCGGGACATGGCCCTCTCTAAAGAACGTCTGGACGCCGAGTGTGAGAGGGGGCAGGGCTCCAAGTGTTCCTGTGGCTTGGGGTTCTTTCAGGGCCCCCATGTGATCCTCTGGAGCCTATTGTGTGCTCCCCTGGTGTTCCTTGTCGCCTTCATCACATCGTTTTACTATGGAACGCTCACCTGGTACAACGTGTTCCTGGTCTACAACGAGGAGAGAACATTCTGGCACAAGATTACCATCTGCCCCTTCCTCATCATCTTCTACCCCATGCTGATCATGCCCATGGCCCTGTCCCTGGCTCTGTACTCCACCCTGGCGCAGGTCTCCTGGGTCTTTAGTGAGTGGTGGCTGTCTGTCCGCGACCTGGAGAAGGGGTTTTGTGGCTGGGCCTGTGGGAAGCTGGGGCTGGAGGACTGTTCTCCATATAGTATCGTGGAGCTGCTGGACTCTGACAACTTCTCAGGAAGCATGCAAGGGAATAACAAGGCCCCCGGCGAGGATGCTCAGACGTCCTCTGTGTGA